A region from the Dendropsophus ebraccatus isolate aDenEbr1 chromosome 1, aDenEbr1.pat, whole genome shotgun sequence genome encodes:
- the STMP1 gene encoding short transmembrane mitochondrial protein 1 — MLQFILGFAFGNVVGMYLAQNYEVPDIGKKVENFKKDLEAKKKPPSE; from the exons ATGTTACAGTTCATA CTGGGATTTGCTTTTGGAAATGTGGTGGGGATGTACCTTGCACAGAACTATGAG GTTCCCGATATAGGAAAAAAAGTTGAAAACTTCAAGAAGGACTTGGAAGCAAAAAAGAAACCTCCCAGCGAGTAG